The following coding sequences are from one Diabrotica virgifera virgifera chromosome 2, PGI_DIABVI_V3a window:
- the LOC126879887 gene encoding FAST kinase domain-containing protein 4 — MFKLTNVFQKSCSRSNGLVPFIRFNFASSSSPQLKKTNTESEDVSEKAENRKRLVRAPQPHKSMVAAAFASLNSEEVNSAIKTPQTDGKLSKATNIEELLSVSEGTGVSRRHALKVVSILSEWSSTGKVTISEFENDPRFIKLCHILTKSNISIKNIKTNSRSEDLSTVLSVTADDEAAKMVANITLPQMVKVMSTLSLKKRRSTLLLRSLSYNITRSTDQLNLKQCSDLLFSMATLNFLDDNLLSRVAGDITVELEKNIKRSSVIGSILTSIGLLKYKNPALLDILSEWILGNQSICRPQDVFSLLMTLAVVNYKPNNSENLFKVLLPQLTLSEAGKPQVWLDIVWSLTLLNKANSSHVSSVLDKSFLDQLEEPLSFSTKLKLLNIDGAAQYLLNNYDGPRLPSDSEVKKLDVPQAKDKTEMVTSILDTLKNLIQSDQLIRTRVNTEYGFCIDAECVLDKKCSPLPLDQAKINEDATRVAILAFDYHDMCRGKVEPTGVNNFAIRVLEAQGYKILTIPFTEFRARDKLVNRVQYIESKLKETVK, encoded by the exons ATGTTTAAGTTAACGAACGTATTTCAAAAGAGTTGTAGCAGAAGTAATGGACTAGTGCCATTTATAAGATTCAATTTTGCCTCCTCCTCATCACCACAATTAAAGAAAACGAATACAGAAAGTGAAGATGTTAGTGAAAAGGCGGAAAATCGTAAAAGGCTCGTGAGGGCACCTCAGCCGCATAAGTCAATGGTGGCAGCAGCATTTGCATCATTAAATTCTGAGGAAGTTAATTCAGCAATTAAAACACCACAAACAGATGGGAAACTCTCGAAAGCTACCAATATTGAAGAATTACTGTCTGTGTCAGAAGGTACAGGAGTATCTAGACGACATGCTCTTAAA GTTGTTTCAATACTATCCGAATGGTCATCTACGGGTAAAGTAACTATATCAGAGTTTGAGAATGATCCAAGGTTCATTAAATTGTGCCACATTCTAACAAAATCAAATATATCCATAAAGAATATAAAGACAAATTCACGCAGTGAAGATTTGTCAACAGTCCTAAGTGTCACAGCTGATGATGAAGCTGCTAAAATGGTTGCAAACATTACTCTCCCTCAGATGGTGAAA GTAATGTCAACATTGTCACTAAAGAAAAGAAGATCTACGTTGCTGTTAAGATCCTTATCATATAATATAACTAGAAGTACTGATCAATTGAATTTGAAACAGTGCAGTGATTTGCTATTTTCTATGGCTACTCTAAATTTCCTTGATGATAATTTGTTGTCAAGAGTGGCAGGTGATATTACAGTTGAACTTGAGAAGAATATTAAGAGGAGTTCAGTAATAGGTTCTATTTTGACAAGTATAGGCCTCCTTAAGTATAAAAATCCAG cGTTGTTGGATATTCTTAGTGAATGGATACTTGGTAATCAATCAATTTGTAGACCTCAAGATGTCTTTAGCTTATTAATGACGTTAGCTGTTGTAAACTACAAACCAAACAATTCAGAAAATTTATTTAAG GTTCTGTTACCACAGTTGACATTGTCTGAGGCAGGGAAACCACAAGTTTGGttagatattgtctggtcatTAACTCTACTAAATAAAGCCAACAGCAGTCATGTGTCCAGTGTTTTAGATAAGTCGTTTTTAGATCAATTAGAAG AGCCGTTGAGTTTTTCCACAAAATTGAAATTATTAAATATCGATGGTGCTGCACAGTATTTGTTAAATAATTACGACGGCCCGAGATTACCGTCAGATTCAGAAGTGAAGAAATTGGACGTGCCACAGGCAAAGGATAAAACAGAAATGGTGACGTCTATTCTGgatactttaaaaaatttgattcAGTCAGATCAACTTATTCGAACCAGGGTGAATACAGAATATGGGTTCTGCATTG ATGCAGAATGTGTATTAGACAAAAAATGCAGTCCTTTGCCCTTAGACCAAGCTAAAATAAATGAAGATGCTACAAG ggTAGCTATATTGGCGTTTGACTACCACGACATGTGCAGGGGGAAAGTAGAACCAACTGGAGTAAACAACTTTGCCATAAGAGTTCTAGAAGCACAAGGTTATAAGATATTGACCATACCTTTCACGGAATTTCGAGCAAGAGATAAATTAGTGAATCGAGTACAATACATAGAGTCCAAGCTTAAAGAAACTGTAAAATAG